One stretch of Helicobacter jaachi DNA includes these proteins:
- a CDS encoding metal-sensing transcriptional repressor, which translates to MLEIQQRQNIHKRLKRIIGQLNGIDKMINDDAPCTDVLIQLNAAKSALHKVGQIVLEGHINHCVRDSIKANDIDESLNELASMIEHFARMS; encoded by the coding sequence ATGCTTGAGATACAACAAAGGCAGAATATCCACAAGCGGCTTAAACGCATTATCGGGCAGCTTAATGGCATTGATAAAATGATAAATGATGACGCGCCCTGCACTGATGTGCTAATCCAGCTTAATGCTGCAAAGTCTGCCCTGCATAAAGTGGGGCAAATCGTGCTAGAAGGGCATATCAATCATTGCGTGCGCGATAGTATTAAGGCAAATGATATTGATGAAAGTCTAAATGAGCTAGCAAGTATGATTGAGCATTTTGCGCGCATGAGTTAG
- a CDS encoding substrate-binding domain-containing protein, translating to MKTASLTNRILALCFVALAVVGVAVGSMRADDNIHPISREDGSGTRGAFVELFEVFQKVKDKKVDNISKKAEITNSTAVMLTTVSKDESAIGYVSLGSLNKSVKAVKIDDIEPNVANVKSKKYAISRPFNVITTGNENELAKDFLSFATSKEAQEVITKAGYIPLDTKSFKPAKPAGKIVIAGSSSVTPLMEKLKEAYLKQNKQAKIEIQQSDSTTGVNSTLQGIADIGMVSRELKESELSKGLKVQVLAIDGLAVIVNPKNSINSLKPEQVKAIFEGKTTKWSEVK from the coding sequence ATGAAAACTGCATCACTCACAAACAGAATCTTAGCCTTATGCTTCGTTGCTTTGGCAGTAGTTGGCGTGGCTGTTGGCTCTATGAGGGCTGATGATAATATCCACCCCATTTCACGCGAAGATGGTTCTGGCACAAGGGGCGCATTTGTCGAGCTTTTTGAAGTATTTCAAAAAGTAAAGGATAAAAAAGTGGATAATATCTCTAAAAAAGCAGAGATTACTAATTCCACAGCGGTTATGCTAACAACCGTTTCTAAAGATGAAAGCGCTATTGGTTATGTTTCACTTGGCTCGCTCAATAAGTCTGTAAAGGCTGTTAAAATTGATGATATTGAGCCAAATGTAGCGAATGTGAAAAGCAAGAAATACGCTATTTCTCGTCCTTTCAATGTTATCACAACAGGCAATGAAAACGAATTAGCAAAAGATTTCCTAAGCTTTGCAACATCTAAAGAAGCTCAAGAAGTCATCACAAAAGCAGGCTATATTCCTCTTGATACAAAGAGCTTTAAACCTGCTAAACCTGCTGGAAAAATCGTTATAGCTGGCTCAAGCTCTGTAACTCCGCTTATGGAAAAGCTCAAAGAAGCCTACCTCAAGCAAAATAAGCAAGCTAAAATCGAAATCCAACAATCAGACTCAACTACAGGTGTGAATTCTACACTTCAAGGCATTGCTGATATTGGTATGGTGAGCCGCGAGCTTAAAGAAAGCGAACTTAGCAAAGGCTTAAAAGTGCAAGTGCTTGCTATTGATGGACTTGCAGTGATTGTAAATCCAAAAAATAGTATAAACTCTCTTAAACCTGAGCAAGTAAAAGCGATTTTTGAGGGCAAAACAACTAAATGGAGCGAAGTCAAATAA
- the pstA gene encoding phosphate ABC transporter permease PstA, whose protein sequence is MSQTIRTYFEELSHKDKLSLFLYCIVRLAIFTSVAMFAFLIGYILFNGVQYLTPSLFEWQYNSENVSMMPAIINTITMVCASLLVATPVAIFGAIFLEEYTNSQSFVVRVIVVAAETLTGIPSIVYGLFGYLAFTLYFGLGTSIISGVLTLAIMILPLILRNTQEAIKAVPLTYKEASFGLGAGRLRTVFVIILPSAISGILAGVILSVGRIIGESAALLYPAGTVAQVAGLFDSGRTLSVHMWSLLSEGQFIEQAYATAVVLLVVVIGINLISNLIARYLNPNNLK, encoded by the coding sequence ATGAGCCAAACTATTCGCACTTATTTTGAGGAGCTTTCCCACAAAGACAAGCTCTCATTGTTTCTTTACTGCATTGTGCGCTTAGCTATTTTTACAAGTGTGGCGATGTTTGCTTTTCTCATAGGCTATATTTTATTTAATGGCGTGCAGTATCTCACACCTAGCCTATTTGAATGGCAGTATAATAGTGAAAATGTCTCTATGATGCCCGCCATTATAAATACTATCACTATGGTGTGTGCCTCCTTGCTTGTGGCTACGCCTGTGGCTATTTTTGGCGCGATTTTCTTAGAGGAATACACTAATTCTCAATCATTTGTCGTGCGTGTGATTGTGGTTGCTGCTGAGACGCTAACAGGTATTCCTAGTATTGTGTATGGGCTATTTGGCTATTTAGCCTTTACGCTGTATTTTGGTCTTGGGACAAGCATCATTTCAGGTGTGCTAACCCTTGCGATTATGATTTTACCGCTCATTTTGCGCAACACACAAGAAGCCATTAAAGCTGTGCCGCTCACTTATAAAGAAGCTTCCTTTGGTTTAGGCGCTGGAAGATTGCGCACGGTGTTTGTTATTATTTTGCCCTCCGCCATTAGTGGGATTTTAGCCGGTGTGATTTTAAGCGTTGGGCGCATTATAGGGGAGAGCGCGGCTCTGCTCTATCCTGCTGGCACAGTGGCGCAAGTGGCTGGGCTATTTGATTCTGGGCGCACATTGAGCGTGCATATGTGGTCGCTCTTAAGCGAGGGGCAGTTTATTGAGCAAGCGTATGCAACAGCGGTAGTGCTGCTTGTGGTGGTGATTGGCATAAATCTCATCTCTAATCTCATCGCGCGCTATCTCAATCCAAACAATCTTAAATAG
- a CDS encoding SLC13 family permease yields MQKHINELDSINEAADTPKPERALKIIIGVGLAIILGFIAAILARFYLEASFKVSALLGIIALLVTLWTNKALPLGVVSLLPIILFPSFGILDTKSATANYANPIIYLFLGGFMLATATEKIGLHRIIAKKFLSLFPATPKGVISALGLASVVLGTALSNSTTAILLLPIALSITQDYFLKMRFLLAVAFGASISGITTPIGSPPNLIFLGFLESQGIEGISFTTWIVMMAPLTCLMLYAMIYILSRNTSEHFLEVGAFDDVKITPAHKRLLCFIALLLVVLFLNSPIKPFYSGLGLNENVILLAFGLLMFVPKIGFLDWDDSKSIPYELIFLFGAGFCIAMAFSQSELGGAFEGFFKQFEGLPFIVFLFLACICAIIATGFLSTTALIAILLPIIYTATQSFLDVDESAITMLAITICASFSFMIPISTPPNAIVFAKGNIKAWDMVRFGFLLSIVGIVAVTLFAFIYWRWFL; encoded by the coding sequence GTGCAGAAGCATATAAACGAACTAGATTCTATAAATGAGGCAGCAGATACGCCAAAACCAGAGCGCGCGCTAAAAATCATCATAGGCGTGGGCTTGGCTATTATTTTGGGATTTATTGCGGCAATTTTGGCGCGATTTTATCTTGAGGCTTCATTTAAGGTATCAGCCCTACTTGGCATTATTGCGCTACTTGTTACACTTTGGACAAATAAAGCCTTGCCGCTAGGAGTTGTCTCGCTTTTGCCCATAATCCTTTTCCCTAGTTTTGGAATCCTTGACACCAAAAGTGCCACCGCCAATTATGCTAATCCTATCATTTATTTATTTTTGGGCGGCTTTATGCTTGCCACCGCTACTGAAAAAATTGGCTTGCACCGCATTATTGCCAAAAAATTTCTAAGCCTTTTCCCCGCCACGCCAAAGGGTGTTATATCCGCGCTAGGGCTTGCCTCTGTAGTGCTTGGCACAGCTCTTTCAAACTCCACCACAGCCATTTTGCTCCTGCCTATCGCGCTATCAATCACGCAAGATTATTTTTTAAAAATGCGCTTTTTGCTTGCTGTTGCCTTTGGTGCAAGCATTAGCGGGATTACCACGCCTATTGGCTCGCCGCCTAACCTTATCTTTTTGGGCTTTTTAGAATCTCAAGGGATTGAGGGCATTAGCTTTACGACTTGGATTGTGATGATGGCGCCGCTTACTTGCCTTATGCTCTATGCGATGATTTATATCCTTTCACGCAATACAAGCGAGCATTTTTTGGAAGTGGGCGCGTTTGATGATGTAAAGATTACGCCTGCGCATAAAAGGTTATTGTGCTTTATCGCGCTTTTACTAGTTGTGCTTTTTCTTAATTCGCCCATTAAGCCCTTTTATAGCGGGCTTGGACTTAATGAAAATGTGATTTTGCTTGCCTTTGGACTGCTTATGTTTGTGCCAAAGATTGGCTTTTTGGATTGGGACGATTCTAAATCTATCCCTTATGAGCTAATCTTTTTGTTTGGTGCGGGCTTTTGCATTGCTATGGCTTTTTCGCAATCTGAACTTGGTGGGGCTTTTGAGGGATTTTTCAAACAATTTGAGGGATTGCCTTTTATTGTATTTTTGTTCCTTGCGTGTATTTGTGCGATTATTGCTACTGGTTTTTTAAGCACTACCGCGCTTATAGCCATTTTACTGCCTATTATTTACACAGCCACACAATCATTTTTAGATGTAGATGAATCTGCTATCACTATGCTTGCTATCACCATTTGTGCAAGCTTTTCATTTATGATACCCATATCCACGCCGCCTAATGCCATAGTCTTTGCCAAAGGCAATATTAAAGCATGGGATATGGTGCGCTTTGGCTTTTTGCTCTCCATTGTTGGCATTGTTGCAGTTACGCTATTTGCTTTTATATACTGGCGCTGGTTTTTGTAG
- the def gene encoding peptide deformylase yields MAVLTILKYPNAKLREKSTPVEEFDWHLHQFLDDMYETMMQSGGVGLAAIQVGEPKQVLIINIPREEDNTQHKADLLEIINPTFLSQEDSIEWDEGCLSVPDFYESIKRFDKVSIAYKDRYGNDKILKAQGFLSVAIQHEIDHLNGILFVDKLPILRRKKFEKELKKLKKES; encoded by the coding sequence TTGGCAGTCTTGACGATTTTGAAATATCCTAATGCCAAGCTGCGCGAAAAATCCACGCCTGTGGAGGAGTTTGATTGGCATCTCCACCAATTCCTTGATGATATGTATGAAACGATGATGCAAAGCGGAGGTGTGGGGCTAGCGGCTATCCAAGTGGGCGAACCAAAGCAAGTGCTTATCATTAATATTCCCCGCGAAGAAGATAATACGCAGCATAAGGCTGATTTGTTAGAGATTATAAATCCTACTTTTCTCTCTCAAGAGGATAGCATTGAGTGGGACGAGGGCTGCTTGTCTGTGCCTGATTTTTATGAAAGCATTAAGCGATTTGATAAAGTAAGTATCGCTTATAAAGACCGCTATGGGAATGATAAAATTCTAAAGGCTCAAGGCTTTTTAAGCGTGGCTATCCAGCATGAAATCGACCATTTAAATGGTATTTTATTTGTTGATAAACTCCCCATTTTAAGGCGCAAAAAGTTCGAAAAAGAGCTTAAAAAACTCAAAAAAGAATCTTAA
- a CDS encoding sensor histidine kinase, translating into MKKKIFYAIFLGIFSVQILSMLSIIFMLDNVIKNLAFSRLNHALSELTSQDIANILLHKDSIIPLTYRLSLISTQGEVLYDSQADINKLDNHLSRQEVQTLLKDFNKSKSESVRVQRESSTLNEQTLYVANMTIIESTPIIARLSEQKRAIGVLLVDLLPYLCALLFFGFILSIVLALILSKKIITPIQNIDLSHPVRTNPYPELQVFMERIAKQKKKIKKQVALIQARQRENEVIIQSMHGGFLLINNQTQIRSCNHTALEYLHITAQDSLFKIPHLKPLINELERISKEPAEQANEQDYSFECEIQERNLYFIALPAWVKNQLQAIALIIFDKTTQKQAQDFRKEFSANVTHELKTPLSIILASSEMLKSGLVKTEDRAEFVNKIYTESQRLLTLIDKILRLSFFDENSLELEKTPLDLLEILRRVSKNVAPLALEKHIKIVISPQTREGKIWGISSLIEDMVYNLIENAIKYSHDNSTITLSITHSGQNIIMSVKDEGIGIPKNEQERVFERFYCVDKSHSKKLGGSGLGLSIVKHIAKIHNAKIRLVSQVGIGTTISVEFRG; encoded by the coding sequence TTGAAAAAAAAGATTTTTTATGCGATTTTTCTGGGCATTTTTAGCGTGCAGATTCTAAGTATGTTAAGCATTATTTTTATGCTTGATAATGTAATAAAAAATCTCGCTTTCTCACGCCTTAATCACGCTCTAAGCGAGCTTACCTCGCAAGATATTGCCAATATTTTGCTGCATAAAGATAGCATTATCCCCCTCACCTATCGTCTAAGCCTCATTTCCACGCAAGGTGAAGTGCTGTATGATAGTCAGGCTGATATTAATAAGCTTGATAATCACCTCTCCCGCCAAGAAGTGCAAACTCTCCTTAAAGATTTTAATAAGTCCAAGAGTGAAAGCGTGCGCGTGCAGCGAGAATCTAGCACATTAAATGAGCAAACGCTCTATGTGGCAAATATGACTATTATAGAATCTACGCCCATTATCGCGCGCCTAAGTGAGCAGAAACGCGCTATTGGCGTGCTGCTCGTTGATTTATTGCCTTATTTGTGCGCGCTGCTATTCTTTGGCTTTATTTTAAGCATTGTCCTTGCGCTTATTTTGAGTAAAAAAATCATTACCCCCATTCAAAATATCGATTTATCCCACCCTGTGAGGACAAACCCCTACCCCGAATTACAGGTGTTTATGGAGCGAATTGCTAAGCAAAAAAAGAAAATTAAAAAGCAAGTCGCCCTAATCCAAGCGCGCCAAAGGGAAAATGAAGTGATTATCCAAAGTATGCACGGAGGCTTTTTGCTTATTAATAACCAAACGCAAATCCGCTCTTGCAATCACACCGCACTTGAGTATCTACACATCACCGCCCAAGATTCACTTTTTAAAATCCCGCATTTAAAGCCGCTCATTAATGAGCTAGAGCGCATTAGCAAAGAGCCAGCCGAGCAAGCAAATGAGCAAGATTATAGCTTTGAATGCGAGATACAAGAGCGTAATTTATACTTTATCGCCCTACCCGCGTGGGTAAAAAACCAGCTCCAAGCCATTGCGCTTATTATTTTTGACAAAACTACTCAAAAGCAAGCCCAAGATTTTAGAAAAGAATTTAGTGCTAATGTTACCCACGAGCTAAAAACGCCGCTATCTATTATCCTAGCAAGCAGCGAAATGCTAAAAAGCGGTCTAGTCAAAACAGAGGATAGAGCGGAGTTTGTTAATAAAATTTATACAGAATCTCAACGCCTTTTAACGCTTATTGATAAGATTTTGCGCCTTTCATTTTTTGATGAAAACTCACTAGAGCTAGAGAAAACGCCGCTTGATTTGCTAGAGATTTTGCGCAGAGTGAGCAAAAATGTAGCCCCGCTAGCGCTTGAGAAGCATATAAAAATCGTTATTTCCCCCCAAACGCGTGAAGGCAAGATTTGGGGCATTAGCTCGCTTATTGAAGATATGGTATATAACCTCATCGAAAACGCCATAAAATACAGCCACGATAACTCCACCATCACACTATCTATCACGCACAGCGGGCAAAATATCATTATGAGTGTGAAAGATGAGGGCATAGGCATACCCAAAAATGAGCAAGAGCGCGTGTTTGAGCGCTTTTACTGCGTGGATAAAAGCCATAGTAAAAAGCTCGGTGGTAGTGGGCTTGGGCTATCTATAGTGAAGCATATTGCTAAAATCCACAATGCAAAAATCCGCCTTGTCAGTCAAGTGGGCATAGGGACGACTATAAGCGTGGAGTTTAGAGGGTAG
- the pstB gene encoding phosphate ABC transporter ATP-binding protein PstB, translating into MNDVTFDISNMNLHYGDFHALKDINLSLLRNEVSAFIGPSGCGKSTLLKSLNRMNDLIPDCKIQGRILLDGQDIYQNCDVNALRKRVGMVFQKPNPFPMSIYDNIAFGPRTHGIKKKSELNEIIESCLRGANIWEEVKDRLNKSALGLSGGQQQRLCIARALAVQPEVILMDEPTSALDPISTLKIEDLINDLKSKYTIIIVTHNMQQATRISDKTAFFLMGEVIEFDTTDKIFTSPKEKKTQDYITGRFG; encoded by the coding sequence ATGAATGATGTAACATTTGATATTAGCAATATGAACCTTCACTATGGGGATTTCCACGCGTTAAAGGATATTAATCTAAGCTTACTGCGCAACGAAGTGAGCGCGTTTATTGGACCTAGCGGTTGTGGGAAATCTACTTTGCTCAAAAGTCTTAATCGTATGAATGATTTAATCCCTGATTGCAAAATACAGGGGCGCATTTTGCTAGATGGGCAAGATATTTATCAAAACTGCGATGTGAATGCACTAAGAAAGCGCGTAGGAATGGTGTTTCAAAAGCCTAATCCTTTCCCTATGAGCATTTATGATAATATTGCCTTTGGTCCCCGCACGCATGGCATTAAAAAGAAAAGCGAGCTAAATGAGATTATAGAATCTTGCTTGAGGGGCGCAAATATCTGGGAAGAGGTAAAAGATAGATTGAATAAATCAGCGCTTGGGCTTAGCGGTGGGCAGCAGCAGCGGCTATGTATCGCGCGCGCGCTAGCTGTGCAGCCCGAAGTGATTTTAATGGACGAGCCTACAAGTGCGCTTGACCCTATTTCAACGCTTAAAATTGAAGATTTAATTAATGATTTAAAATCAAAATATACTATCATCATCGTTACGCATAATATGCAACAAGCTACGCGTATATCTGATAAAACAGCATTTTTTCTTATGGGAGAGGTGATTGAATTTGACACAACTGATAAGATTTTTACTTCACCCAAAGAGAAAAAAACTCAAGACTATATTACAGGGAGGTTTGGCTAA
- a CDS encoding type II toxin-antitoxin system YafQ family toxin has translation MYSFEPSNRFKKQYKKLSKSDKVKAKEVINKLLKDK, from the coding sequence ATGTATAGTTTTGAGCCTTCAAATCGCTTTAAAAAGCAATACAAAAAGCTAAGCAAGAGCGATAAAGTCAAGGCAAAAGAAGTTATAAATAAGCTTTTAAAAGACAAATAA
- a CDS encoding phosphate signaling complex PhoU family protein, whose protein sequence is MREVYLTQLEELQTQFNTMLTLTEDCLHYGVCFGKVQKKLEEIQLIVERLVTLEKDIFHSCEILILRQQPVAQDLEFITRTIKQILDLRRIGELSLNSAKIIFQMPRECMLELLEQMAKLLFEMFDAFKQNNLKRVQEIENIMDSCFKQIKEQIAQRLEDSYQNAHWWLEILMLSKYFEKIADHIIAMAHA, encoded by the coding sequence ATGCGTGAAGTATATCTTACTCAACTTGAGGAGTTACAAACTCAATTTAATACCATGCTCACACTTACAGAGGATTGCCTACATTATGGCGTTTGCTTTGGTAAAGTGCAGAAAAAACTAGAAGAAATCCAACTCATCGTAGAACGATTAGTTACCCTTGAGAAAGATATTTTTCACTCTTGTGAGATTCTTATCCTTAGGCAACAGCCTGTAGCGCAGGATTTGGAGTTTATTACACGCACTATTAAGCAGATTCTAGACTTACGCCGCATAGGCGAGCTTTCACTCAATAGTGCCAAAATTATTTTCCAAATGCCTAGAGAATGTATGCTAGAGCTTTTGGAGCAAATGGCGAAGCTACTTTTTGAGATGTTTGATGCCTTTAAGCAAAATAACCTCAAACGTGTGCAAGAAATTGAAAATATTATGGATTCATGTTTTAAACAAATTAAAGAGCAAATCGCCCAAAGGCTAGAAGATTCTTATCAAAATGCACATTGGTGGCTTGAAATTTTAATGCTTTCAAAATATTTTGAGAAAATAGCTGACCATATCATAGCCATGGCACACGCTTAA
- a CDS encoding YifB family Mg chelatase-like AAA ATPase produces the protein MVNTILTATSFGTSAKVIEVEAAFIRGLPGFNITGLAHSSIQESKQRVQSALANNNITLPALKININLSPSDMPKSGGHFDLPIALALQKSMDNTQEWFAFGELGLDGSVKYVDSIYPLLLDIALLHPQAKAIVPSSAKALLSPIPNVQLYFVQHLQEAIEVINNPSPPTAHIESTSQTHFGFKYIEIEGEQYFYDDSFLNDFSEVLGQDMAKRAALIAAAGFHNFLMEGSPGCGKSMIAKRLLYILPPSSLQEMLENVKHQALNKQSTHYTPLRPFRNPHQSASKSSILGSATQFEIRPGEVALAHNGILFFDELPHFKKEVLESLREPLENNRLAISRVHSKLEYDTSFLFVGALNPCPCGNLLSKSKECRCQDREISSYRARLSEPLLDRIDIFVQMNEQEEQKASLDSKHMQDMVFDAFKMQKQRGQAMLNGKLDERGIETFCALDNECANLLNQATQRFSLSYRAQNKIKKVARTIADLAQQSHIDKAHILEALSYRRI, from the coding sequence ATGGTCAATACAATCCTAACTGCTACCAGCTTTGGCACAAGTGCAAAAGTGATTGAGGTTGAGGCTGCATTCATACGAGGCTTGCCGGGCTTTAATATCACAGGGCTTGCGCATAGCTCTATTCAAGAATCTAAGCAGCGCGTGCAGTCCGCGCTTGCTAATAATAATATCACCCTCCCAGCCTTAAAAATTAATATCAATCTTTCCCCCTCTGATATGCCAAAAAGCGGCGGGCATTTTGATTTACCCATTGCGCTCGCCTTGCAAAAGTCTATGGATAACACGCAAGAGTGGTTTGCCTTTGGTGAATTAGGGCTTGATGGAAGTGTGAAATATGTAGATTCTATATATCCGCTTTTGCTTGATATTGCACTCCTACACCCGCAGGCAAAGGCTATTGTGCCTTCCTCTGCAAAGGCTCTGCTAAGCCCTATTCCCAATGTGCAGCTATATTTTGTGCAGCATTTGCAAGAAGCCATTGAAGTGATAAATAATCCCTCTCCCCCAACTGCTCATATAGAATCTACTAGCCAAACGCACTTTGGCTTTAAATATATTGAAATTGAGGGCGAGCAGTATTTTTATGATGATAGTTTTTTGAATGATTTTAGCGAGGTTTTAGGACAAGATATGGCTAAAAGAGCCGCACTCATCGCTGCTGCAGGATTTCATAATTTCCTCATGGAGGGTTCTCCGGGCTGTGGAAAAAGTATGATTGCCAAAAGGCTTTTGTATATTTTGCCTCCTAGTTCGCTGCAAGAAATGCTAGAAAATGTCAAACACCAAGCCTTAAATAAGCAAAGCACGCATTACACGCCATTGCGCCCTTTTAGAAACCCTCACCAAAGTGCGAGCAAATCAAGTATATTAGGCTCTGCGACACAATTTGAAATAAGACCGGGCGAAGTGGCACTAGCACATAATGGGATTTTATTTTTTGATGAATTGCCTCATTTTAAAAAGGAGGTTTTAGAATCTTTGCGCGAACCTTTGGAGAATAATCGCCTAGCCATTTCGCGCGTGCATTCTAAGCTTGAATATGATACGAGTTTTTTATTTGTTGGCGCGCTTAATCCCTGCCCATGCGGAAATTTGCTAAGTAAAAGTAAAGAATGCCGCTGCCAAGATAGAGAGATTAGCTCTTATAGGGCGCGTTTGAGCGAGCCTTTGCTTGATAGGATTGATATTTTTGTGCAAATGAATGAGCAAGAAGAGCAAAAAGCTAGTCTAGATTCTAAACATATGCAAGATATGGTCTTTGACGCGTTTAAAATGCAAAAGCAAAGGGGGCAAGCTATGCTAAATGGCAAGCTTGATGAGAGAGGCATTGAGACATTTTGCGCCCTTGATAATGAGTGTGCAAATTTGCTTAATCAAGCCACGCAGCGATTTTCACTCTCCTATCGCGCGCAAAATAAAATTAAAAAAGTCGCGCGCACGATTGCGGATTTGGCGCAGCAAAGCCACATTGATAAAGCCCATATCCTTGAGGCTTTAAGTTATCGGCGCATATAA
- the pstC gene encoding phosphate ABC transporter permease subunit PstC, translating to MEMIKAKSLKSVFLERFMQALFALCALVCVLAVAMICVFLFANAIPTIAEIGFVDFVFGKEWKPNSGLFGIFPMIVGSLYVTALAILFGVPLGILSAIYLAFFASKKAKALITPAIELLAGIPSIVYGFFGLIVIVPFLAPILNTSGKGLLAASLLLGVMILPTIILVSKTSLESVTSTYLEGGLALGASKERVVFFVMLRAAQSGVLASVILGVGRAIGEAMAVIVIAGNQPIIPESIRDGVRTLTTNIVLELGYSADLHREALIASSVVLFVFILLINLCFSALKKEQQ from the coding sequence GTGGAGATGATAAAAGCCAAAAGCTTAAAATCTGTTTTTTTAGAGAGGTTTATGCAAGCACTTTTTGCGCTGTGTGCGCTTGTGTGCGTGCTAGCCGTGGCAATGATATGTGTCTTTTTGTTTGCAAATGCTATTCCTACCATCGCAGAAATAGGCTTTGTGGATTTTGTCTTTGGCAAGGAGTGGAAGCCAAATTCAGGGCTATTTGGTATTTTCCCTATGATTGTGGGCAGTCTGTATGTAACAGCTCTTGCGATTTTGTTTGGTGTGCCGCTTGGGATTTTATCAGCTATTTATCTTGCGTTTTTTGCAAGCAAAAAGGCTAAAGCCCTAATCACTCCAGCTATTGAGCTATTAGCTGGTATTCCTAGTATTGTGTATGGATTTTTTGGGCTTATTGTGATTGTGCCTTTTTTAGCCCCTATTCTTAATACAAGTGGTAAGGGACTTTTGGCAGCTTCTTTACTGCTTGGCGTAATGATTTTGCCAACAATCATTCTTGTGTCTAAAACAAGCTTGGAGAGCGTAACGTCCACATATTTAGAGGGTGGTTTAGCGCTTGGAGCGAGTAAAGAGCGCGTGGTCTTTTTTGTTATGCTGCGCGCGGCGCAAAGTGGCGTGTTGGCAAGTGTGATTTTGGGCGTTGGGCGCGCTATTGGTGAGGCTATGGCTGTGATTGTCATAGCGGGTAATCAGCCTATCATTCCAGAATCTATTCGCGATGGCGTGCGCACACTCACTACTAATATCGTGCTTGAGCTTGGCTATTCTGCGGATTTACATAGAGAAGCCCTTATCGCTTCAAGCGTAGTGCTTTTTGTCTTTATCTTGCTCATCAACCTCTGCTTTAGCGCGCTTAAAAAAGAGCAACAATAG
- a CDS encoding response regulator transcription factor produces MIFILEDDEGILSLVMYALSSANLKAKGFGTPKEFWDAMSKELPSCIVLDVMLPQEDGLSILRKIRTNHKSKNIPIILLTALGSEFDKIKGLDSGADDYLTKPFSALELIARIKALLRRSNTNGNLEINFLDLKYSKLSHSVSIKDEPIHLTLKEFELLGLLMSSPNRVFSREELLEIIWGYNISGTRTIDIHINTLRNKIKEYSSYIKTIRGVGYQFSAN; encoded by the coding sequence GTGATTTTTATACTTGAAGATGATGAGGGTATTTTAAGTCTTGTAATGTATGCGCTAAGCTCTGCTAACCTCAAAGCAAAGGGCTTTGGCACGCCAAAAGAATTTTGGGACGCTATGAGTAAAGAGCTGCCCTCCTGCATTGTGCTAGATGTGATGCTCCCTCAAGAAGATGGCTTAAGCATTCTGCGCAAAATCCGCACCAATCATAAAAGCAAAAATATCCCTATAATCCTACTCACTGCGCTAGGAAGCGAGTTTGATAAAATTAAAGGCTTAGATAGTGGGGCTGATGATTATCTCACAAAGCCATTTAGCGCACTAGAGCTTATCGCGCGCATTAAAGCACTTTTGCGCCGCAGCAACACAAATGGCAATTTAGAAATTAATTTTCTTGATTTAAAATACTCCAAACTAAGCCATAGCGTAAGTATCAAAGATGAGCCTATACATCTTACTTTGAAAGAATTTGAGCTTTTAGGGCTGCTTATGAGTTCGCCAAATCGTGTCTTTAGCCGCGAAGAGCTTTTAGAAATCATTTGGGGATACAATATTTCTGGCACGCGCACTATTGATATTCACATAAACACCCTGCGCAATAAGATTAAAGAGTATAGCTCATATATCAAAACTATTCGCGGCGTGGGCTATCAATTTAGCGCCAACTAA